A stretch of Bos indicus x Bos taurus breed Angus x Brahman F1 hybrid chromosome 17, Bos_hybrid_MaternalHap_v2.0, whole genome shotgun sequence DNA encodes these proteins:
- the LOC113875125 gene encoding 40S ribosomal protein S27-like has product MPLAKDLLHPSPEEEKRKHKKKRLVQSPNSYFMDVKCPGWSKITTVFSHAQRVVLCVGCSTVLCQPTGGKASLTEGCSSRRKQH; this is encoded by the coding sequence ATGCCTCTCGCAAAGGATCTTCTTCATCCCTCTccagaagaggagaagaggaaacaCAAGAAGAAGCGCCTGGTGCAGAGCCCCAATTCCTATTTCATGGATGTAAAATGCCCAGGATGGTCTAAAATCACCACCGTCTTTAGCCATGCACAAAGAGTAGTTTTGTGTGTTGGCTGCTCTACTGTCCTCTGCCAGCCTACAGGAGGAAAAGCAAGTCTTACAGAAGGATGCTCTTCCAGACGGAAGCAGCACTAA